One window of Methanothermobacter tenebrarum genomic DNA carries:
- a CDS encoding metallophosphoesterase, whose product MTWLGIILFLFWTTLIVDLLKIFISIPLRVEGVVYLVALFIGLFSIFNGTRIKIKCVEIPLEIPCGITLVQLSDLHIGSIRGESFLKTIKDKVNRLGADAVLITGDFADGSSPIDKSALKPLEGINAPIFFVSGNHDTYADRKKVYHLLESVGVTILDNKCIEFKGLQLVGVGYYMQRGILGVILEQIEFSKGLPTILLHHLPTEWDTAREWGVDIQLSGHTHAGQFYPFNLIVRWMFPYLSGLYENSGSYLYVSAGTGTWGPPMRLGSSNEIVVFRLKP is encoded by the coding sequence ATGACATGGCTTGGGATTATCCTATTCCTGTTCTGGACAACTCTAATTGTCGACTTACTTAAAATCTTCATAAGTATACCCCTAAGGGTGGAGGGGGTAGTTTATCTAGTAGCTCTTTTTATAGGTCTTTTTTCGATTTTTAACGGTACGAGAATCAAAATAAAATGTGTGGAAATACCTCTAGAGATTCCGTGTGGGATTACACTGGTACAACTTTCAGATCTTCATATTGGATCCATAAGGGGTGAAAGTTTCCTAAAAACTATAAAAGATAAAGTGAACAGGCTAGGGGCTGATGCGGTTCTTATAACGGGAGATTTTGCTGATGGGAGTTCGCCCATTGACAAGTCCGCATTAAAGCCACTCGAGGGGATAAACGCGCCTATATTCTTTGTTTCAGGAAACCATGATACATATGCTGATAGAAAAAAGGTTTACCATCTACTGGAGTCTGTGGGCGTGACAATACTAGATAATAAGTGTATAGAGTTTAAGGGCTTGCAACTTGTGGGTGTGGGATATTATATGCAACGTGGGATCCTAGGAGTCATATTGGAGCAGATTGAGTTTAGTAAGGGTCTTCCAACTATTTTACTTCATCATCTCCCCACTGAGTGGGATACTGCACGAGAATGGGGTGTTGACATTCAATTGTCCGGTCACACACATGCCGGACAATTTTATCCGTTCAATCTTATCGTTAGGTGGATGTTCCCATATCTTTCAGGCCTTTATGAAAATTCAGGTAGTTACCTTTATGTGTCGGCGGGTACGGGTACCTGGGGGCCTCCAATGCGTCTTGGATCATCTAATGAGATTGTAGTTTTCAGATTGAAACCCTAG
- a CDS encoding DUF134 domain-containing protein encodes MPRPRRHRRILIKPPIKCFKPDIESDGLIKVTLDEFEAIRLKDYHNIKQKKAAEIMGVSQPTFHRIIKSARSKIAEALVEGKTIILKGGDYITDRKRYKCLDCQFEWISPKKEYEKCPECGSENITMIGEDIIPGRITMQRGMGRGMRAGPPRACKCIECGYEMPKTPGVPCRSEKCPKCGGIMCAAD; translated from the coding sequence ATGCCGAGGCCAAGAAGACACAGAAGAATCCTAATAAAACCACCAATCAAATGCTTCAAACCAGACATAGAATCAGATGGACTGATCAAAGTAACATTAGACGAATTCGAAGCCATAAGACTCAAAGACTACCACAATATAAAACAGAAAAAAGCCGCTGAAATAATGGGAGTATCACAGCCCACATTCCATCGTATAATAAAATCAGCACGTTCAAAGATCGCAGAGGCCCTGGTCGAAGGCAAAACAATAATCCTGAAAGGAGGTGATTATATAACAGACAGAAAAAGATACAAATGCCTAGACTGCCAATTCGAGTGGATATCCCCCAAAAAAGAATACGAAAAATGTCCAGAGTGCGGCTCAGAAAACATAACCATGATAGGAGAGGATATAATACCTGGAAGAATTACCATGCAAAGAGGAATGGGGAGAGGTATGAGAGCCGGGCCACCAAGAGCCTGTAAATGCATCGAATGCGGATACGAAATGCCAAAAACCCCAGGAGTACCATGCAGAAGCGAAAAATGTCCAAAATGTGGCGGAATAATGTGTGCCGCTGATTAA
- a CDS encoding methyl-coenzyme M reductase glutamine C-methyltransferase, which yields MKIVVITPEFYNYGSMIVAGILKSLGYDVTLKKDFKDPKADIVFISLHSTIHLLKYKKEINQIKAFKVLGGPVTTDHQMIFKYLDVDLIVKGEAENRIEKIMEYIKGDRDPSSIPGIALKKDNEIITTPPPGEAPIGHPTPLIPSDISNENIRGANVYIETHRGCPGNCTFCQVPCFFGRKVRSRNLEEIIDEVKEFKRKGAKRIAISGGTGTLYGSEKFKNINEEAFIELIKRISEITGPMNLTVPDIRVDLVTDEILETIAKYTNGWVYYGIESGSPRILKRMRKGISVDDVFEAVEMARKHGVKVAGSFIVGYPGEDEEDFQATVELADELMLDDYFVSIAEPIPGTTLAEEVKKLPIEDNPIYMDSEKGKFKGLAAERAFKFMLDSYVFRSMPIPITDKLFKSIVQEVNSQEDHIRTVTAMIKGLI from the coding sequence ATGAAAATAGTGGTTATAACACCCGAATTCTACAATTATGGTTCAATGATAGTTGCGGGGATCCTGAAAAGTCTAGGATATGATGTAACCCTAAAAAAGGACTTCAAGGATCCCAAGGCCGATATTGTTTTCATAAGCTTACATTCAACAATCCACCTACTCAAATACAAAAAAGAGATCAACCAGATAAAAGCCTTTAAAGTACTCGGAGGCCCAGTAACCACAGACCACCAGATGATATTCAAATACCTTGACGTGGACCTTATCGTGAAGGGCGAAGCAGAAAACAGAATAGAAAAGATAATGGAATATATAAAAGGAGACAGAGACCCCTCATCTATTCCAGGGATCGCACTCAAAAAAGACAATGAAATAATAACCACACCACCCCCAGGTGAAGCACCCATAGGACATCCAACACCACTAATACCATCAGACATTTCCAATGAAAACATAAGAGGAGCTAACGTCTACATCGAAACCCACAGAGGATGTCCCGGAAACTGCACATTCTGCCAAGTTCCATGCTTCTTCGGGAGAAAAGTCAGAAGCAGAAACCTAGAAGAGATAATAGACGAGGTTAAAGAATTCAAAAGGAAAGGCGCCAAGAGAATAGCCATAAGTGGGGGTACGGGAACCCTCTATGGTAGCGAAAAATTCAAGAACATTAACGAGGAAGCATTTATAGAACTAATAAAAAGAATTAGTGAAATCACAGGACCAATGAACCTGACAGTACCTGATATAAGGGTCGACCTTGTAACAGATGAAATACTAGAAACAATAGCAAAGTATACAAATGGTTGGGTATACTATGGTATCGAATCAGGAAGTCCACGAATCCTAAAAAGGATGAGAAAGGGTATAAGCGTCGATGACGTGTTCGAAGCTGTTGAAATGGCCAGAAAACATGGAGTGAAAGTTGCCGGATCCTTTATAGTGGGTTATCCAGGTGAAGATGAGGAGGATTTCCAGGCCACAGTTGAACTTGCAGATGAACTCATGCTTGATGACTATTTTGTGAGTATTGCAGAGCCAATACCAGGCACCACCCTTGCAGAAGAGGTGAAAAAGCTTCCAATAGAGGATAACCCAATTTACATGGATTCTGAGAAGGGTAAGTTCAAGGGGCTCGCTGCAGAAAGAGCCTTCAAATTCATGTTAGACTCCTATGTATTCAGGAGCATGCCAATTCCAATAACAGATAAGCTATTTAAATCCATTGTCCAAGAGGTTAACTCCCAAGAGGACCATATTAGAACAGTAACGGCCATGATAAAAGGCCTTATCTAA
- the mmp10 gene encoding methyl coenzyme M reductase-arginine methyltransferase Mmp10 (Mmp10 (methanogenesis marker protein 10) is a cobalamin-requiring radical SAM methyltransferase that creates the methylarginine modification to methyl coenzyme M reductase.) — protein MQIMADVGGRPGIDCRGYCKYCYFKGVKDFPPLGCRNCTPNRLGCETCTLEVAERKNRFLPPFFVLSNVQTTLMMTQPQEENLKVNISGGGDVSCYPHLEELTEGIKNLGIPIHLGYTSGKGIDDPKIATKLINNGVEEVTFTVFSCNPKIRREWMQDKKPEASLEALKKFCETIEVHAAAVIIPGVNDGQDLLETCTKLEEWGAQALIMMRFANHENQGIILGNDPILKGIKPHTVEEFESLIRKIDKEFNLRVTGTPVCDPENNTPFALADDSNKKYLEILPEIKAEATILTGKIAAPYIKKIIKNLKAQDLVNVYATEKDIACLITRKDLEKVDLSQLKETVIIPGRAFVHDKEAEKILTRDGTDRIIARGPDKLTVDGEMSGTLNKYDVIEREMEGFYELIQAINFFGVRRG, from the coding sequence ATGCAAATAATGGCTGATGTCGGTGGCAGACCAGGAATAGACTGCAGAGGATACTGCAAATACTGCTATTTTAAAGGTGTTAAGGACTTCCCACCACTAGGTTGTAGGAACTGCACACCAAACAGGTTAGGATGCGAAACATGCACACTAGAAGTTGCTGAACGCAAAAATAGATTCCTACCCCCATTTTTCGTCCTGAGCAACGTCCAAACAACCCTCATGATGACACAACCACAAGAAGAGAACCTCAAAGTCAACATAAGCGGTGGCGGGGACGTGAGCTGCTACCCCCACCTCGAAGAACTGACAGAAGGCATAAAAAACCTGGGGATACCAATACATTTAGGTTATACGAGTGGAAAGGGCATAGACGATCCAAAAATCGCCACAAAACTAATCAACAATGGAGTGGAAGAAGTCACCTTCACAGTATTCTCCTGCAACCCCAAAATTAGAAGAGAATGGATGCAAGACAAAAAACCAGAAGCATCCTTAGAAGCCCTAAAAAAATTCTGCGAAACAATAGAAGTCCACGCAGCAGCAGTCATAATCCCAGGTGTAAACGACGGCCAAGACCTACTAGAAACATGCACAAAACTGGAAGAATGGGGGGCGCAAGCCCTAATCATGATGAGATTCGCCAACCACGAAAACCAAGGAATCATATTAGGTAATGATCCAATACTCAAGGGAATAAAACCTCACACTGTAGAAGAATTCGAATCCCTCATAAGAAAAATCGACAAAGAATTCAACCTAAGAGTGACAGGCACACCAGTCTGCGACCCAGAGAATAATACACCATTCGCTCTAGCAGATGACAGTAACAAAAAATACCTGGAAATACTCCCAGAGATAAAAGCAGAGGCCACAATACTCACAGGGAAAATAGCAGCACCATACATAAAAAAGATAATAAAAAACCTTAAAGCCCAAGACCTCGTCAACGTCTACGCCACAGAAAAAGACATAGCATGCCTAATAACAAGAAAAGACCTGGAAAAAGTAGACCTCTCACAACTCAAAGAGACCGTCATAATACCAGGAAGAGCATTCGTACATGACAAAGAAGCCGAAAAAATCCTAACACGTGACGGAACAGACAGGATAATAGCAAGGGGCCCCGACAAATTAACAGTAGATGGTGAAATGAGCGGCACACTCAACAAATACGATGTCATCGAAAGGGAAATGGAAGGATTCTATGAGCTCATACAAGCCATAAACTTCTTCGGGGTAAGACGAGGATGA
- the mcrB gene encoding coenzyme-B sulfoethylthiotransferase subunit beta, whose protein sequence is MAKFEDKVDLYDDRGNLVEEDVPVEALSPLWNPAIRRIVQGIKRTVAVNLEGIENALKTAKVAGPGCRIPGREMDLDILGNAEAIAETAKEMIQVSEDDDTTVELLHGGKRALVQVPTTRFEAAAEYSVAPLVTSSAFIQAIIKELDVNMYDANMVKAAVLGRYPQSVEYLGGNIATMLDIPQKLEGPGYALRNILVNHIVAATLKTTMQAAALSSILEQTAMFEMGDAVGAFERMHLLGLAYQGMNADNLVYDLVKENGKEGTVGTVIASVVERALEDGVIKVEKELDGFKVYGTDDIPLWNAYAAAGCMAATMVNQGAARAAQGVSSTLLYYNDLIEFETGLPSVDFGRVEGTAVGFSFFSHSIYGGGGPGIFNGNHIVTRHSKGFAIPCVAAAMALDSGTQMFSPEATSGLIKDVFSQVDEFREPLKFVVEAAAEIKDEI, encoded by the coding sequence ATGGCGAAGTTTGAGGATAAGGTCGACTTGTACGACGACAGAGGCAACCTCGTCGAAGAGGACGTGCCAGTAGAAGCCTTAAGTCCTCTCTGGAACCCAGCCATACGACGTATCGTACAAGGCATTAAAAGGACAGTAGCCGTCAACCTAGAAGGAATCGAAAACGCACTGAAAACAGCGAAGGTAGCAGGACCTGGATGCAGAATACCCGGAAGAGAAATGGACCTTGACATCTTAGGAAATGCCGAGGCCATAGCAGAAACCGCAAAGGAGATGATACAAGTCTCCGAAGACGACGACACAACAGTAGAATTGTTACATGGTGGTAAGAGAGCACTCGTACAAGTACCAACCACAAGATTCGAAGCTGCCGCAGAATATTCTGTAGCACCACTAGTAACCTCTAGCGCATTCATACAGGCCATAATAAAAGAATTAGACGTCAACATGTACGACGCCAACATGGTCAAGGCAGCAGTACTCGGAAGATACCCACAATCAGTCGAATACCTTGGAGGTAACATAGCCACAATGCTAGACATCCCACAGAAACTCGAAGGCCCAGGATATGCACTAAGGAACATCCTAGTCAACCACATCGTAGCAGCCACACTCAAGACCACAATGCAAGCAGCAGCACTATCATCAATCCTGGAACAGACAGCAATGTTCGAAATGGGTGACGCAGTAGGAGCATTTGAAAGAATGCACCTTCTTGGACTTGCATACCAGGGTATGAATGCAGACAACCTGGTATACGACCTAGTAAAAGAAAACGGAAAAGAAGGAACAGTAGGTACCGTGATAGCCTCTGTTGTTGAAAGAGCACTCGAAGATGGTGTGATAAAAGTCGAGAAAGAATTAGACGGCTTCAAAGTATATGGAACAGATGACATACCACTATGGAACGCCTATGCTGCAGCTGGTTGTATGGCCGCTACAATGGTCAACCAGGGCGCAGCAAGAGCAGCCCAGGGTGTATCATCCACGCTATTATACTACAATGACCTAATCGAATTCGAAACAGGACTGCCAAGCGTAGACTTCGGAAGAGTAGAAGGTACAGCAGTAGGATTCTCCTTCTTCAGTCACTCCATCTACGGTGGTGGTGGTCCAGGTATCTTCAACGGAAACCACATCGTCACAAGGCACAGTAAAGGGTTCGCCATACCATGCGTCGCCGCTGCAATGGCACTAGACTCAGGAACACAGATGTTCTCCCCAGAAGCAACATCCGGACTAATTAAAGACGTGTTCAGCCAAGTAGACGAGTTCCGAGAACCACTCAAATTCGTAGTGGAGGCAGCAGCCGAAATAAAAGACGAAATCTAG
- the mcrD gene encoding methyl-coenzyme M reductase operon protein D: MDIEIFPHRLLGADTTEKLLNDLEEIKGIKRMVIQGQRLPPAEEGHPDRRIIKISGQEVELQVKTGRVLLEVEDESAIDDIKKVCEDNLPFGFEVHIGKFIRTQKTVTDELKYGELLDEIPDELVGLTDPNARLSERATIIKKKKKREQ; this comes from the coding sequence ATGGACATAGAAATATTCCCACACAGACTCCTCGGGGCCGACACAACCGAGAAGCTCCTTAACGACCTTGAAGAAATCAAGGGTATAAAGAGGATGGTCATACAAGGCCAGAGACTCCCCCCAGCAGAGGAGGGACACCCCGACCGTAGAATAATCAAAATCAGCGGTCAGGAAGTTGAACTACAAGTGAAAACTGGCCGAGTACTCCTAGAAGTTGAGGATGAAAGTGCAATCGATGATATAAAGAAAGTCTGCGAGGATAACCTGCCATTCGGATTCGAAGTTCACATAGGAAAATTCATAAGGACCCAGAAGACAGTAACCGATGAACTAAAATATGGGGAACTCCTTGATGAGATCCCAGATGAACTCGTCGGTTTAACAGACCCCAACGCAAGATTATCCGAACGCGCCACAATAATAAAGAAAAAGAAGAAAAGGGAGCAGTAG
- the mcrC gene encoding methyl-coenzyme M reductase I operon protein C, with protein sequence MIGKCTHVVDCRETMGMGEGGGIAQRGTFAQCGSEVLAVAMSPGRRHITKPVCEITFALREANIMTSTLVLNAGAGVPQDAPTAGAGSLFGLTDQEIEQMKRHKLLVVHLGGVKHHIIYKARLILRNVDRPCIVICEYPVDFEDFAKIGVKTRVVMPEEPKTKGIIIDIISGVIRGETCPQEKLDEIIRKVKLALGGA encoded by the coding sequence ATGATCGGAAAGTGCACACATGTTGTTGACTGCCGCGAAACAATGGGCATGGGTGAAGGAGGCGGTATAGCCCAGAGGGGAACTTTCGCCCAATGCGGGAGCGAAGTACTAGCCGTTGCAATGTCCCCCGGCAGACGCCATATAACAAAACCAGTCTGTGAGATAACATTCGCACTCCGTGAAGCTAATATAATGACAAGCACACTAGTATTAAACGCAGGGGCAGGAGTACCTCAAGATGCTCCAACAGCAGGCGCTGGAAGCTTATTCGGACTCACAGATCAAGAAATTGAACAAATGAAAAGACACAAGCTCCTAGTAGTACACTTAGGAGGAGTGAAACACCACATCATCTACAAGGCCAGACTCATACTAAGAAATGTAGACCGCCCTTGCATAGTAATATGCGAATATCCTGTCGACTTCGAGGACTTCGCGAAGATAGGGGTTAAAACGAGGGTTGTCATGCCAGAAGAACCCAAAACAAAGGGTATAATAATTGATATAATCAGTGGGGTTATTAGAGGAGAAACATGCCCCCAAGAAAAGTTGGATGAGATCATTAGAAAGGTTAAGTTAGCATTAGGAGGTGCATGA
- the mcrG gene encoding coenzyme-B sulfoethylthiotransferase subunit gamma, which produces MAQFYPGKTKIAENRRKFMNPEAELEKLREVSDEDVVWILGHRAPGEEYPSVHPPLEELDEPEDPIRELVEPLDGAKAGDRVRYIQFTDSMYNAPAQPYVRSRAYMWRFRGADAGTLSGRQIIETRERDLEKFSKELIETEFFDPARSGIRGKTVHGHSLRLDENGMMFDMLRRQVYNPDTGRVEAVKNQIGDELDEPIDLGEPLDEETLKEKTTIYRGDNIAYRDDEPVVEVTQRIHVLRSQAGFLPEEIK; this is translated from the coding sequence ATGGCACAATTCTATCCCGGCAAAACCAAGATTGCCGAAAACAGAAGAAAATTCATGAACCCTGAAGCCGAATTAGAAAAATTGAGGGAAGTCTCAGACGAGGACGTGGTATGGATCCTAGGACACCGAGCACCCGGAGAAGAATACCCAAGCGTACACCCACCCCTCGAGGAATTAGATGAACCAGAAGACCCAATAAGGGAGCTCGTAGAACCACTAGACGGTGCCAAGGCAGGTGACAGGGTTAGATACATCCAATTCACAGACTCAATGTACAATGCACCAGCCCAACCATACGTAAGATCCAGAGCATACATGTGGAGATTCAGAGGGGCTGATGCAGGTACACTATCAGGACGACAAATTATCGAAACAAGAGAAAGAGACCTTGAAAAATTCTCCAAGGAACTTATCGAAACAGAATTCTTCGACCCAGCAAGAAGCGGTATAAGGGGTAAAACAGTACACGGACACTCACTACGATTAGACGAAAACGGTATGATGTTCGACATGCTAAGAAGACAAGTCTACAACCCAGACACAGGCAGAGTAGAAGCAGTTAAAAACCAGATCGGAGACGAACTAGACGAACCAATAGACCTAGGAGAGCCACTAGACGAGGAAACACTAAAAGAGAAGACCACAATATACCGTGGAGACAACATAGCATACCGTGATGACGAACCTGTAGTAGAAGTAACCCAAAGAATTCACGTCCTCAGAAGCCAAGCAGGCTTCCTACCAGAAGAGATAAAATAG
- the mcrA gene encoding coenzyme-B sulfoethylthiotransferase subunit alpha codes for MAEKKIIKKVDEASLKEERLFLRSLKNKFEESPEERQTSFYKFGGWKQSERKREFVEAGKEIAKKRGIPGYNPDIGTPLGQRVLMPYQVSTTDTFVEGDDLHFVNNAAMQQFWDDIRKTVIVGLNHAHAVIEKRLGKEVTPETINHYLETVNHAMPGAAVVQEHMVETHPALTDDSYVKVFTGNDEIADEIDDAFLIDINKQFPEDQAEQLKAEVGDGIWQAVRIPTIVSRTCDGGTTSRWSAMQIGMSMISAYKQCAGEAATGDFAYAAKHAEVIHMATYLPVRRARGENEPGGLAFGYLADIVQSMRVNYDDPVRVALDVVAAGAMLYDQIWLGSYMSGGVGFTQYATAAYTDNILDDFTYYGREYVEDKYGGLAEAPNTMDTVLDVASEVTFYSLEQYEDYPSLLETQFGGSQRAAVAAAASACSTGFATGNSQTALSGWYLSMYLHKEQHARLGFYGYDLQDQCGAANVFAIRGDEGLPLEARGANYPNYAMNVGHQGEYAGIVQAVHAARGDAFCFNPLVKIAFADDNLVFDWTNVRGEFAKGALREFEPAGERDLITPAK; via the coding sequence ATGGCAGAAAAGAAGATAATAAAGAAGGTCGATGAAGCAAGCCTAAAAGAAGAAAGACTATTCCTGAGGTCTCTGAAGAACAAATTCGAAGAATCCCCAGAAGAGAGACAAACAAGCTTCTACAAATTTGGGGGCTGGAAACAATCAGAGAGGAAAAGAGAATTCGTAGAAGCAGGTAAAGAAATCGCCAAGAAACGTGGAATACCCGGATACAACCCAGACATTGGTACTCCTCTAGGACAGAGGGTGCTGATGCCATACCAGGTATCCACAACAGACACCTTCGTAGAAGGTGACGACCTACACTTTGTAAACAACGCTGCAATGCAACAATTCTGGGATGACATCCGAAAAACAGTTATCGTAGGATTAAACCACGCTCACGCAGTCATAGAAAAGAGGCTGGGTAAAGAAGTTACACCAGAAACAATAAACCATTACCTTGAAACAGTCAACCACGCAATGCCAGGTGCAGCAGTCGTGCAAGAGCACATGGTAGAAACACACCCAGCATTAACAGACGACAGTTACGTTAAAGTCTTCACAGGTAACGATGAAATAGCAGACGAAATAGACGACGCATTCCTCATAGACATAAACAAACAATTCCCAGAAGACCAAGCCGAACAACTCAAAGCCGAAGTGGGAGATGGAATCTGGCAGGCAGTCAGAATACCCACAATCGTATCAAGGACATGTGACGGTGGTACCACAAGCAGATGGTCAGCAATGCAGATCGGTATGTCAATGATCTCCGCATACAAACAATGTGCAGGTGAAGCTGCAACAGGAGACTTTGCATACGCTGCAAAACACGCAGAAGTCATCCACATGGCAACCTACCTACCAGTAAGACGTGCAAGGGGTGAAAACGAACCCGGCGGATTAGCATTCGGATACCTCGCAGACATAGTCCAATCAATGAGGGTCAACTACGATGACCCAGTACGCGTCGCACTCGACGTCGTCGCAGCAGGTGCAATGCTATACGACCAGATCTGGCTAGGCTCATACATGTCAGGTGGTGTAGGATTCACACAATATGCAACAGCAGCATACACAGACAACATCCTAGACGACTTCACCTACTATGGTAGAGAATACGTCGAAGACAAGTATGGTGGACTTGCAGAAGCACCTAACACCATGGACACAGTCCTAGACGTGGCAAGTGAAGTCACATTCTATTCCCTAGAACAGTATGAGGATTACCCATCCCTACTCGAGACACAATTTGGAGGATCACAGAGGGCAGCTGTCGCAGCAGCAGCATCCGCTTGTTCAACAGGATTCGCAACAGGAAACTCACAGACCGCATTAAGCGGATGGTACTTGTCAATGTACTTACACAAGGAGCAGCACGCAAGACTTGGATTCTACGGATACGACCTCCAAGACCAGTGTGGTGCAGCTAACGTCTTCGCAATAAGAGGAGACGAAGGCCTACCATTAGAGGCAAGGGGAGCCAACTATCCAAACTATGCAATGAACGTGGGACACCAGGGTGAATACGCAGGTATAGTACAGGCAGTACACGCTGCTCGTGGAGATGCATTCTGCTTCAACCCACTAGTCAAGATAGCATTCGCAGACGACAACCTAGTATTCGACTGGACTAACGTACGTGGAGAATTCGCTAAAGGCGCTCTAAGAGAGTTCGAACCAGCCGGTGAAAGAGACCTCATTACACCAGCAAAATAA
- the mtrE gene encoding tetrahydromethanopterin S-methyltransferase subunit E — translation MDFVSLGVVALMSAAATIAGAAEDLESDVGSQSNPNSQVQLAPQVGHLHRIFNKAVSGEPVAYGLWAGIAGSVAYVFLSAHIPVIIAIALGAVVAAMVHAIYAVTSHMGRIASQSQFNQPLFLDILVEHIGPIAGHGFIVTFGIVGLSYLMTLPLEGLGHPFPLPLLAVLWGITIGAIGSSTGDVHYGAEREYQHYPFGGGVPVANHGDITTKAELGARNSMDVVNFCAKYGGPVTGFAFGLIVFFNFWVTIVFGIQGGIIVGLIIVLLLIILNNRIEMFARKNYGPYKVREE, via the coding sequence ATGGATTTCGTTAGTTTAGGTGTAGTGGCTTTGATGAGCGCAGCTGCAACCATAGCAGGGGCTGCGGAAGACTTAGAGTCTGATGTAGGATCCCAGAGTAACCCGAACTCCCAAGTCCAGTTAGCACCACAAGTAGGACACCTGCACCGTATATTTAACAAGGCAGTATCTGGAGAACCAGTAGCCTATGGTTTATGGGCTGGTATCGCAGGCTCAGTAGCGTATGTGTTCCTAAGCGCTCATATCCCTGTGATCATCGCAATAGCCCTCGGAGCAGTTGTAGCTGCGATGGTTCATGCAATATATGCTGTAACATCCCATATGGGTAGGATCGCGAGCCAGTCTCAATTTAATCAACCATTATTCCTCGACATACTCGTCGAGCATATAGGCCCAATTGCAGGCCATGGATTTATCGTGACATTCGGTATTGTAGGATTATCATATCTTATGACATTACCACTTGAAGGACTTGGCCACCCATTCCCACTACCATTACTTGCAGTGTTGTGGGGTATCACAATAGGGGCCATTGGTTCATCAACTGGAGACGTCCACTATGGTGCCGAGAGGGAATACCAGCATTACCCATTCGGTGGTGGCGTGCCAGTGGCAAACCATGGTGACATAACAACCAAAGCAGAATTAGGGGCCAGGAATTCAATGGATGTTGTCAACTTCTGCGCAAAATATGGAGGACCAGTCACAGGATTCGCCTTTGGACTCATAGTATTCTTCAACTTCTGGGTCACGATAGTATTTGGCATACAGGGTGGCATTATCGTCGGCCTTATAATAGTCCTATTATTGATAATCCTAAACAATAGGATAGAAATGTTCGCAAGAAAGAATTATGGACCCTACAAGGTGAGGGAGGAATAG
- the mtrD gene encoding tetrahydromethanopterin S-methyltransferase subunit D: MDPLTLIGAITVGGILVGGGVHFVPVGGAPAAMATATGVGTGTAMLAAGAGMTGLITAAAMTGQNPVLILAAGAVGAMLMLGITMLVGNLVYVFGVGTVPVSAKVDRDPITRLDQKDYVTPGTEGHGLPTVCFVSGLIGAALGGIGGGLVYWALQQALLQSYGMIGASTIAGIFAVGVFFINAVIASYNIGGTIEGFHDPKFKRIGRGIVACLVASLIAGIFSTLLIGGVF; this comes from the coding sequence ATGGATCCATTAACATTAATAGGAGCAATTACAGTTGGCGGAATACTCGTAGGTGGAGGCGTCCACTTCGTACCTGTGGGAGGAGCTCCAGCTGCCATGGCAACAGCAACTGGTGTTGGTACAGGTACTGCGATGCTAGCGGCTGGTGCAGGTATGACTGGATTGATAACGGCAGCTGCAATGACAGGCCAAAACCCAGTACTGATACTAGCCGCAGGGGCGGTTGGTGCAATGCTAATGCTAGGTATAACCATGCTCGTTGGTAATCTAGTTTACGTTTTCGGTGTAGGCACAGTTCCAGTGTCAGCAAAGGTCGACCGAGACCCTATAACAAGACTTGACCAGAAAGACTATGTAACCCCAGGTACAGAGGGTCATGGCCTCCCAACAGTCTGTTTTGTGAGTGGTCTTATAGGAGCAGCCCTCGGTGGAATAGGGGGGGGCCTAGTATACTGGGCGCTGCAACAGGCACTACTCCAATCTTATGGGATGATAGGAGCAAGTACAATTGCGGGGATATTCGCTGTTGGAGTGTTCTTCATTAATGCCGTGATCGCATCATACAATATCGGCGGTACCATCGAAGGATTCCATGATCCCAAGTTTAAGAGGATTGGTAGAGGCATAGTAGCTTGTCTCGTCGCCTCCTTAATAGCCGGGATATTTTCAACATTATTGATTGGAGGTGTATTCTAA